Proteins encoded within one genomic window of Thermodesulfobacteriota bacterium:
- a CDS encoding glucosidase — translation MTNEEKRLEEDRNRKAHWKRWGPYLSERQWGTVREDYSPYGAAWDYFTHDQARFRAYRWGEDGIAGISDNHQRLCFAIALWNGNDPIIKERLFGLTGSEGNHGEDVKEYYFYLDSTPTHSYMKYLYKYPQDAFPYSKLVEENRRRSRRDFEFELIDTGVFDGDRYFDVFIEYAKDEPEDILIKITAVNRGHDEAILHLLPTIWFRNGWTWNGDVDKPYLKEIRGKGDKNVVEASHPGLGKMWLYCNNPDEILFTENETNYERLYGFNNGSAYVKNGIADYIVHNNKGAVNPDKNGTKASPHYMLRIDSGATKTVRLRLSDKKDLPDPLGDQFESSFNERLKEADEFYNLVSPFPLTEELRSIQRQAFAGMLWSKQFYHYVVGDWLKGDPAAPPPPVERKNGRNRDWIHLYNDDILSMPDKWEYPWFAAWDLAFHTIPLAMIDPEFAKRQLILLTREWYMHPNGQLPAYEWAFGDVNPPVHAWAALRVYKIEKKMYGREDRLFLERVFQKLLLNFTWWVNRKDSEGKNVFEGGFLGLDNIGVFDRSARLPTGGSIEQADGTSWMGMYCLNMLAIALELAKYNPSYEDIASKFFEHFLYIADAMNLLGEGKGLWDEDDGFYYDVLNLPNGRHLPMKVRSMVGLIPLFAVQTMEAETLHMLQGFKGRLEWFIDNREELKKNVACMRTPGAGERRLLSIVNQDKLRRVLQKMLDENEFLGPYGIRAISRFHASNPYIFHVNGQEYRVDYEPAESSSGLFGGNSNWRGPVWFPVNFLLVESLQKFHYYLGDSFKVECPTGSGKEMTLWEVAAELSHRLMNIFLKDSSGRRPVYGGIKKFQNDPQWHDLILFHEYFHGDNGAGIGASHQTGWTGVVAKLIQQCGEYCLQKKRA, via the coding sequence ATGACAAACGAAGAGAAAAGGCTTGAGGAAGACCGTAACAGAAAAGCCCATTGGAAGCGTTGGGGACCATATTTGAGTGAGCGACAGTGGGGGACAGTAAGAGAAGACTATAGTCCCTATGGAGCAGCATGGGACTATTTTACACACGACCAAGCACGATTTCGGGCATACAGATGGGGAGAAGACGGCATCGCCGGTATTTCAGACAACCACCAGCGGCTTTGCTTTGCAATAGCACTTTGGAATGGAAATGACCCAATAATAAAGGAAAGACTCTTCGGCTTGACCGGAAGTGAAGGCAATCATGGTGAAGATGTAAAGGAATATTATTTCTACTTGGATAGCACTCCGACCCATTCATATATGAAGTATCTGTACAAATATCCGCAAGACGCCTTTCCGTATTCAAAACTTGTGGAAGAAAATAGGCGCAGGAGCCGGAGGGACTTTGAATTTGAGCTCATAGACACTGGGGTATTTGACGGCGATCGCTATTTCGATGTATTCATAGAATACGCCAAGGACGAGCCAGAAGATATACTCATTAAAATTACGGCCGTAAACCGAGGACATGACGAGGCCATTTTGCACCTATTGCCAACCATATGGTTTCGCAACGGATGGACCTGGAATGGTGACGTCGATAAACCCTACCTAAAGGAGATAAGAGGAAAGGGAGATAAGAATGTAGTAGAAGCTTCTCACCCTGGCCTAGGAAAAATGTGGCTATATTGCAACAATCCGGATGAAATTCTCTTCACAGAAAATGAAACTAACTATGAAAGACTATACGGGTTTAATAACGGATCAGCCTATGTTAAGAACGGTATTGCTGACTACATTGTGCATAATAACAAAGGTGCAGTGAATCCAGATAAGAATGGAACAAAGGCCTCGCCCCATTATATGCTTCGAATTGACTCAGGAGCAACAAAGACTGTCCGGCTGCGTCTTAGCGACAAAAAGGATTTACCTGATCCACTTGGAGATCAATTTGAATCAAGTTTTAATGAACGTTTGAAAGAGGCGGATGAATTTTACAACCTCGTCTCACCCTTTCCATTAACTGAAGAATTAAGGAGTATCCAGCGACAGGCTTTCGCCGGTATGCTCTGGAGTAAACAGTTCTATCATTACGTGGTAGGGGATTGGCTCAAAGGTGACCCGGCTGCCCCACCTCCCCCTGTTGAACGTAAGAACGGCAGAAATCGGGATTGGATTCATCTCTATAACGACGACATCCTCTCCATGCCCGATAAATGGGAATATCCCTGGTTCGCCGCATGGGACCTGGCATTTCATACAATTCCCCTCGCAATGATCGATCCTGAATTTGCAAAACGCCAACTCATACTCCTCACGAGGGAATGGTATATGCATCCCAACGGTCAACTTCCTGCGTATGAATGGGCTTTTGGCGACGTTAATCCACCCGTACATGCCTGGGCGGCACTCCGTGTGTATAAGATAGAGAAGAAAATGTACGGTCGTGAAGACAGGCTATTCTTAGAGAGGGTATTTCAGAAGTTGCTTCTTAATTTTACATGGTGGGTAAACCGAAAGGACTCGGAAGGTAAAAACGTATTTGAGGGAGGATTCCTCGGATTGGATAACATTGGCGTTTTTGATAGAAGCGCAAGACTTCCAACGGGTGGAAGCATTGAGCAGGCAGATGGAACAAGCTGGATGGGAATGTATTGTTTGAATATGTTGGCTATCGCCCTTGAATTGGCAAAATATAATCCGAGCTATGAAGACATTGCCAGCAAGTTCTTCGAACATTTTCTATACATAGCCGACGCAATGAATTTGCTTGGCGAAGGCAAAGGGCTTTGGGATGAAGACGACGGATTCTATTATGACGTACTGAATTTACCCAATGGTCGTCACCTGCCTATGAAAGTCCGTTCCATGGTGGGTCTAATCCCACTATTTGCCGTTCAGACAATGGAAGCCGAAACCCTCCATATGCTTCAAGGTTTTAAAGGGCGGCTTGAATGGTTCATAGATAATCGCGAAGAACTTAAGAAAAATGTCGCCTGTATGAGAACCCCCGGCGCTGGAGAAAGGAGACTTCTTTCGATTGTGAACCAGGATAAGCTTAGGCGCGTACTCCAGAAGATGCTTGATGAAAATGAATTCCTTGGGCCGTATGGAATCCGCGCCATATCCAGATTTCATGCCTCAAATCCATATATATTTCACGTTAACGGGCAAGAATACAGAGTCGATTATGAACCAGCCGAATCCTCGAGCGGTCTCTTCGGTGGAAACTCCAATTGGCGGGGACCCGTCTGGTTTCCAGTGAATTTTCTCCTGGTAGAGTCGCTTCAAAAGTTTCATTACTATCTAGGTGATAGTTTCAAGGTTGAGTGCCCTACCGGTTCAGGTAAAGAAATGACACTTTGGGAAGTGGCAGCCGAATTATCCCACAGGCTTATGAACATCTTTCTCAAAGACTCGTCGGGTAGGAGGCCCGTATATGGTGGGATTAAGAAGTTTCAAAACGATCCTCAGTGGCATGACCTGATACTCTTTCATGAATACTTTCATGGAGATAACGGAGCTGGAATAGGAGCAAGTCATCAGACGGGCTGGACTGGCGTCGTGGCAAAACTTATACAGCAATGTGGGGAATATTGTTTGCAAAAAAAAAGAGCCTGA
- a CDS encoding STAS domain-containing protein — protein MFKITKTKEDENTINLRMDGKLVEEWLTEFEKLYLKIKKDKDTRIIIDLSGVSFIDDNGIGFIEKIMDHRIDIINCSPFIESLLGDLVNRDRITK, from the coding sequence ATGTTTAAAATCACTAAGACCAAAGAGGACGAGAACACAATTAACCTGAGAATGGATGGCAAGTTGGTTGAAGAATGGCTGACAGAATTTGAAAAGCTATATCTCAAAATCAAAAAGGATAAAGATACGAGAATTATAATAGACCTCTCGGGTGTGAGTTTTATTGACGATAACGGAATTGGTTTCATAGAAAAAATAATGGATCACAGGATAGACATAATTAACTGTTCTCCGTTTATCGAATCGCTACTGGGCGACTTGGTAAACAGGGATAGAATCACGAAATAG
- a CDS encoding sigma-70 family RNA polymerase sigma factor, whose product MDTITVVNQPTSIGKDLKPFLNQKTYFENKETVLIEQLKSGDHEAFETIFSIYANKVYNQALKLLGNSPDAEDVVQEVFLLVYRKSKTFQGKSKFSTWLYRLAVNATITKLRQRKEESVSIDDFLPKFSDDGHHAVRPVVDWSQEVDKLASNMEISRVISQAIEQLQPLDKAVLVLSDLEEMSNGEIGEILGLSILAVKARLHRARLFLRGKLAANLGY is encoded by the coding sequence ATGGATACAATCACCGTTGTGAATCAGCCAACATCTATAGGAAAGGATTTGAAACCGTTTTTGAATCAAAAAACGTACTTTGAAAATAAAGAAACTGTACTCATAGAGCAGCTTAAGAGCGGTGATCACGAAGCATTCGAAACAATATTCAGTATCTATGCAAACAAGGTTTACAACCAGGCTCTTAAACTGTTGGGGAATAGTCCAGATGCCGAGGACGTAGTACAAGAAGTATTCCTGCTTGTGTATAGAAAGTCGAAGACCTTCCAGGGTAAATCAAAATTTTCTACCTGGCTCTACCGTCTCGCAGTGAATGCAACTATCACAAAGCTCCGACAGAGGAAAGAGGAATCCGTTTCAATCGATGACTTCCTACCAAAGTTCAGCGATGATGGCCATCACGCAGTAAGACCAGTGGTAGATTGGTCTCAAGAGGTTGATAAACTGGCGAGTAATATGGAGATTTCCCGTGTAATAAGTCAGGCAATAGAACAGCTCCAGCCCTTAGATAAGGCAGTGTTAGTATTGAGTGATTTAGAAGAGATGTCGAATGGAGAGATTGGTGAAATACTCGGATTGAGCATTTTAGCGGTAAAGGCTCGTCTCCATCGTGCGCGGCTATTTTTACGGGGAAAGCTAGCGGCCAATCTAGGATACTAA
- a CDS encoding zf-HC2 domain-containing protein, whose translation MTRKQIEKTKNRKIELNCKKTTSIIMDYITEALKPDIALEFEKHLSICPDCVAFLNTYKKTMHVVHSFYNKKSQKMKKGLKKFLRAKINRREF comes from the coding sequence ATGACAAGAAAACAAATAGAAAAGACGAAAAATCGAAAAATCGAATTAAACTGTAAGAAGACTACGTCCATCATCATGGATTACATAACAGAAGCGTTGAAACCCGACATTGCATTGGAATTTGAGAAACATCTGAGCATTTGTCCCGACTGTGTTGCTTTTCTGAATACTTACAAAAAAACGATGCACGTAGTCCATTCCTTTTACAATAAAAAATCCCAAAAAATGAAAAAGGGATTAAAGAAATTCCTCAGAGCGAAGATTAATAGAAGAGAATTCTGA
- a CDS encoding glucose 1-dehydrogenase has protein sequence MKAIAVIPGKPNSIHLREVSKPKLNDISNGRGVLVKVLRVGVDGTDKEINAAEYGAAPPGDDYLITGHESFGIVEEVGPNVSEFKPGDYVVATVRRPGGSPYDKIGMYDMTTDDVYFERGINLRHGYLTEYYVDEPEYIVKVPQGLKGVGVVLEPTSVIEKGIVQAYEIQRRLRIWNPRRAAVLGAGTIGILATMALRLRGLEVCTFGRTKPPYLNSDLLGEIGACYHSTDDISLTDSAKEHGPYDLIFEATGFSPIVFEAMNILGKNGVLVLSSVTGGGRTIEVPADMINLGFVLGNKVVVGTVNANREYFEIGVKDLSQADLEWPGWLSKLLTHPVKGLENYEELINTLTNAKGAIKVFCEVAPL, from the coding sequence ATGAAGGCAATCGCCGTTATACCAGGGAAACCAAACTCAATACATTTGCGAGAGGTATCGAAACCAAAACTAAACGATATTTCAAATGGGCGCGGAGTATTGGTCAAGGTACTTCGCGTCGGGGTGGATGGAACAGACAAAGAGATCAACGCCGCAGAATATGGCGCTGCACCGCCTGGAGATGATTACCTCATTACCGGCCATGAATCCTTCGGTATTGTCGAAGAAGTCGGACCGAATGTCAGCGAGTTCAAGCCAGGTGATTATGTCGTGGCAACTGTGAGACGGCCCGGAGGTTCACCCTACGATAAGATAGGGATGTATGATATGACAACAGATGACGTGTACTTTGAGCGCGGAATAAATCTTCGTCATGGATACCTGACGGAATATTATGTTGATGAGCCTGAATACATAGTAAAGGTGCCACAGGGGCTGAAGGGGGTCGGGGTCGTTCTTGAGCCTACTAGCGTGATAGAAAAGGGTATAGTCCAGGCTTATGAGATCCAGCGCAGGCTTAGAATTTGGAACCCAAGGCGAGCCGCAGTGCTTGGAGCGGGAACGATCGGAATACTAGCAACAATGGCCCTCCGCCTGAGGGGATTAGAAGTCTGCACATTCGGAAGGACCAAACCCCCGTACTTAAATTCAGACCTATTGGGAGAAATAGGAGCCTGCTATCACAGCACTGATGACATTTCTCTCACTGATTCTGCCAAAGAGCATGGTCCATATGATCTCATTTTTGAAGCGACAGGATTTTCGCCAATTGTCTTCGAAGCCATGAATATACTGGGGAAAAACGGCGTCCTTGTACTCTCAAGCGTAACCGGGGGAGGAAGAACCATAGAGGTTCCTGCGGATATGATTAATCTGGGATTCGTTCTCGGAAACAAGGTTGTAGTTGGCACGGTGAACGCAAACAGGGAGTATTTTGAGATAGGAGTTAAGGATCTTTCGCAGGCAGACCTCGAATGGCCTGGCTGGCTCTCAAAGCTTCTAACCCATCCTGTCAAAGGCCTTGAAAATTATGAGGAATTGATAAATACACTCACAAATGCAAAAGGAGCCATTAAGGTTTTTTGCGAAGTTGCACCACTATAA
- a CDS encoding sigma 54-interacting transcriptional regulator: MVDERSPTNIRFKKNNRRGAVQHQERDFEQSVNPGTNSFSQSSKELEKMTDERKETATLPLQDIKSVELLQHLAEGTAAVTGSDFFRSLVHHLASALNVRYAFVTQCTDEASTRVRTLAFWMGKEFGENFEYTLAGTPCENVINGNVCCYPNSLQTLFPKDVGLAEWGAESFLGIPIRDSYQNILGHIAILDREPMSEKPHGLSVLKIFAARAGAEMEREKAVHSLRKSEERFRALFESAPIGVSINDNIGRFMHVNKSFQDMLGYTEEELKGMSFKEITFAEDLNESKRLFTELVEGNIGDFRIEKRYAKKDGRLIWANTICSSIRDDDGNFMYTFAMVEDITERKHAEQALQEALFEVEQLKNRLEIENVYLQEEIKTEYNFEEIVGQSEPLKKALRNVEQVAASDSTVLIYGETGTGKELIARAIHNLSGREERPLVKVNCGAISAGLVESELFGHEKGAFTGALQQRVGRFELADGGTIFLDEVSELPLDTQVKLLRVLQEGEFERVGSSNPIRVNVRVIAATNRNLTEAVKKGSFRTDLFYRLNVFPIEVPPLRERKSDIPLLTNFFLTKFAKKINKQFKPISKDTMDRITSYRWPGNIRELQNVIERAVVLSQGSEIQIDESLLGLNVSSELTMDQTLEDVERSHITSILEKTNWVIDGEKGAASILKINPSTLRSRMQKLGIKKRHPNT; this comes from the coding sequence ATGGTTGACGAGCGTAGTCCTACTAATATTAGATTTAAAAAGAATAATCGACGAGGGGCAGTCCAACATCAAGAACGAGATTTTGAGCAATCGGTCAATCCGGGTACAAATTCGTTTTCTCAAAGCTCTAAGGAATTAGAAAAAATGACCGACGAGCGGAAAGAGACAGCTACGCTCCCACTGCAAGACATTAAATCGGTGGAATTGCTCCAGCATCTTGCAGAGGGGACAGCCGCGGTTACCGGTTCAGATTTCTTTCGCTCACTCGTGCATCATCTTGCTTCTGCTCTCAACGTTCGCTATGCGTTCGTTACACAGTGTACAGATGAAGCCTCGACCAGGGTTCGAACCCTGGCCTTTTGGATGGGCAAAGAGTTCGGAGAAAACTTTGAGTATACACTGGCTGGGACCCCGTGTGAAAATGTCATCAATGGAAATGTATGCTGCTACCCCAATTCTCTACAGACGCTATTTCCGAAGGATGTCGGCCTGGCGGAATGGGGAGCGGAGAGTTTTCTAGGTATTCCTATTCGCGATTCATACCAGAACATACTTGGACATATTGCTATCTTAGATCGGGAACCGATGTCCGAGAAGCCACATGGACTGTCAGTTCTTAAAATTTTTGCAGCACGTGCAGGAGCCGAAATGGAGCGCGAGAAGGCTGTCCATAGTCTAAGGAAAAGTGAAGAGCGCTTTAGGGCTCTTTTTGAATCGGCCCCTATCGGAGTTTCAATCAACGATAACATTGGGAGATTCATGCATGTCAACAAATCGTTTCAGGATATGCTCGGATACACCGAAGAGGAACTCAAAGGCATGAGTTTTAAAGAAATAACCTTTGCAGAAGACCTTAACGAAAGTAAAAGACTGTTCACGGAGCTAGTGGAGGGGAACATCGGGGATTTCCGAATTGAGAAACGTTATGCTAAAAAAGATGGTCGGCTCATTTGGGCAAATACGATATGTTCATCCATACGCGACGACGACGGAAATTTCATGTATACGTTTGCTATGGTAGAGGACATAACCGAGCGAAAGCATGCCGAGCAGGCTCTTCAGGAGGCTCTATTTGAAGTTGAACAACTAAAAAACCGCCTTGAGATTGAAAATGTGTATCTGCAGGAAGAAATCAAAACTGAATACAATTTCGAAGAGATCGTAGGTCAGAGCGAACCACTCAAAAAGGCACTACGCAACGTAGAGCAGGTGGCAGCATCTGATTCCACTGTCTTGATATACGGTGAGACCGGTACGGGTAAAGAGCTTATAGCTCGAGCCATACATAACCTTAGTGGTCGCGAGGAGCGGCCCCTTGTGAAGGTAAACTGTGGGGCTATCTCTGCGGGACTAGTTGAAAGTGAACTCTTTGGCCACGAGAAAGGGGCTTTCACGGGAGCTCTCCAGCAGAGGGTTGGGCGCTTTGAGCTTGCTGACGGCGGCACAATATTTTTGGATGAGGTTAGCGAATTGCCCCTTGACACTCAAGTCAAGCTATTGCGTGTTCTTCAGGAGGGAGAATTCGAACGTGTGGGCAGCAGTAATCCTATCAGGGTGAATGTGCGTGTAATTGCGGCTACGAATCGAAATCTTACTGAGGCTGTTAAGAAAGGATCTTTCCGCACTGATCTTTTTTACAGGCTGAATGTTTTCCCTATTGAGGTGCCCCCACTGAGAGAACGTAAATCTGATATTCCACTTTTGACAAATTTCTTTCTTACTAAATTTGCTAAAAAGATCAATAAACAGTTTAAGCCAATATCTAAAGACACTATGGATAGGATAACTTCTTATCGCTGGCCCGGGAACATAAGGGAGTTACAAAATGTGATTGAACGCGCTGTTGTACTTTCCCAGGGGTCGGAGATTCAGATCGATGAATCTCTGTTGGGTTTAAACGTCTCTTCTGAATTGACAATGGATCAAACCCTGGAGGATGTGGAGCGATCCCATATAACTAGTATTCTTGAGAAGACAAACTGGGTGATTGACGGGGAAAAAGGTGCCGCTTCAATCTTGAAGATAAATCCCAGTACACTCCGTTCTCGAATGCAAAAACTCGGCATAAAGAAACGACACCCCAATACATAA
- a CDS encoding amylo-alpha-1,6-glucosidase — MLVKFGRETCCYPESVESREWLATNGIGGYASGTVAGMLTRRYHGLLVAALKPPLGRTLLLSKLDETVSYNGSEYQLFANRWSDGTVSPIGYISIESFFLDGTIPVWRFACANALLEKRIWMEQGANTTYIRYTLSRATAPLTLSIKALVNYRDYHGITHGGGWQMGIENAEKGIRIVAYPGAIPFCILSDKAETQSTHDWYYGFNLSLGQYRGLDHIEDHLHAATFKATLNPGESLTFVASTDESTDSNGEKALISRLNYEQGLIEKLRSTIHGDVNHIPPWIGQLALASDQFIVRRPLPEEPDGKTIIAGYHWFSDWGRDTMISLPGLTISTGRPDVCRSILRTFAKYVDSGMLPNRFPDSGEQPEYNAVDATLWYFEAIRVYHDSTEDDDFILELFPVLKEIVEWHTRGTRYNIHVDPNDGLLFSGEKGVQLTWMDAKIGDWVVTPRIGKPIEINALWYNALLTMAKFAKRIKKTSKEYEGAAKKALGGFRRFWDDKLGYCYDVIDGPDGNDPSIRPNQIFAVSLPESPLTTPQQKAVVDICALRLLTSHGLRSLDNRNPQYKGHYGGDQFHRDSAYHQGTVWGWLLGPFVLAHLKVYNDRIRAREFLEPMCNQLFAHGLGSLSEIFDGDAPFTPRGCIAQAWTVAEVLRAWMETESAAKKD, encoded by the coding sequence ATGCTGGTCAAATTCGGACGCGAGACGTGTTGTTACCCGGAATCAGTTGAAAGCAGGGAATGGTTAGCTACCAACGGGATCGGTGGTTATGCCTCCGGTACAGTCGCAGGAATGCTTACTCGACGGTATCACGGTTTGCTTGTAGCCGCTCTCAAGCCCCCTCTAGGCAGAACCCTTTTGCTTTCCAAACTCGATGAGACCGTATCTTATAACGGATCAGAATACCAGCTATTTGCGAACCGCTGGAGTGATGGAACTGTATCCCCCATTGGCTATATAAGCATCGAAAGCTTTTTTCTAGATGGAACAATACCGGTTTGGAGATTCGCATGCGCAAATGCTTTATTGGAAAAACGTATATGGATGGAGCAGGGTGCCAACACAACCTACATTCGCTATACCTTATCCCGCGCAACCGCACCCCTCACCCTGTCAATTAAGGCACTTGTTAACTATCGTGATTACCACGGCATCACGCACGGAGGGGGTTGGCAGATGGGCATTGAAAACGCCGAAAAAGGGATCCGCATAGTGGCTTATCCCGGGGCAATACCTTTTTGCATCTTATCAGATAAAGCCGAAACTCAATCCACACATGACTGGTATTATGGATTTAATCTATCCCTAGGACAATACCGCGGTCTCGATCACATAGAGGATCATCTGCACGCCGCAACCTTTAAAGCGACCCTTAACCCAGGCGAGTCCCTCACATTCGTGGCAAGTACCGATGAGAGCACAGATTCAAATGGCGAAAAAGCACTGATATCGCGATTGAACTATGAGCAGGGACTCATAGAAAAACTACGCTCAACAATCCATGGAGATGTAAATCATATTCCACCCTGGATCGGTCAACTTGCACTTGCATCGGATCAGTTTATTGTCAGAAGACCATTGCCCGAAGAGCCTGATGGAAAAACCATAATCGCAGGTTATCACTGGTTTAGCGATTGGGGTAGAGACACGATGATCAGTCTTCCCGGTCTCACTATTTCTACCGGCAGGCCTGACGTGTGTCGCTCCATTTTGCGAACATTCGCAAAATACGTCGATAGTGGAATGTTACCGAATAGGTTTCCGGATTCAGGTGAACAACCGGAATACAACGCTGTAGATGCAACTCTGTGGTACTTCGAGGCAATTCGGGTATATCATGATTCAACAGAGGATGATGATTTTATATTAGAACTATTCCCCGTTCTCAAAGAAATTGTTGAATGGCACACTCGGGGAACACGTTACAACATTCACGTCGACCCAAATGATGGCTTGCTCTTTTCGGGCGAAAAAGGGGTTCAACTAACATGGATGGATGCCAAAATAGGAGATTGGGTAGTAACTCCAAGGATCGGTAAACCGATTGAGATTAACGCACTGTGGTACAATGCTCTTTTAACCATGGCGAAGTTCGCAAAGCGGATTAAGAAAACATCGAAAGAATACGAGGGCGCAGCAAAAAAGGCTTTAGGGGGATTCAGGCGCTTCTGGGACGATAAACTAGGATATTGTTACGACGTTATAGATGGACCTGACGGAAACGATCCATCAATAAGACCAAACCAGATATTTGCCGTTTCACTACCTGAAAGCCCACTAACGACTCCACAACAAAAGGCAGTGGTAGATATTTGCGCTCTTCGTTTACTCACATCACATGGACTTAGGAGCCTCGATAATAGAAATCCTCAATATAAAGGACATTACGGAGGAGACCAGTTTCATAGAGATAGTGCATACCATCAGGGAACAGTATGGGGATGGTTGTTAGGACCTTTTGTTCTAGCACATCTTAAAGTCTATAATGACCGAATTAGAGCTAGAGAATTTCTAGAACCAATGTGTAATCAATTATTTGCACATGGTCTTGGAAGTCTAAGCGAAATATTTGATGGAGATGCGCCGTTTACACCACGAGGCTGCATAGCCCAGGCATGGACAGTCGCTGAGGTACTAAGAGCCTGGATGGAGACGGAATCAGCCGCTAAAAAAGATTGA
- a CDS encoding choice-of-anchor Q domain-containing protein — MRLICKFEKVFLVKLLVCFFMSLLFLLITTRTMAATFTVINLNNSGGGSLRDAIDQANAAMGADDIVFAPGLMGTIMLGSTLPNITDADGLTIDGGDSITISGSNALQVFFVNPGAELTLENLTVEDAGDPNVAGGGVRNDGLLTVLDCTFAGNSANNGGGIFNNSSATATIMDSTFSHNNVPTFGGGIRNRGMLTVINSTFEGNIGNSSSGGIDNEGNLIVINSTFSGNSTGMFGQGGGITNVGGIAGVTLTVINSTFTGNSAANGGGGIINSMGASAELLNTIMADNPGGNCLGTITDGGFNIDDGATCGFMVANNSLPNTNPELDPTVLQDNGGPTQTIALEPTSPAIDAIPVADCTDTDGNPVETDQRGVIRPQGMDCDIGAFESKPLDLSISKSADKDPVKRGKNLAYTIMVSNEGDEEANGVIMNDPLPVSTTYVSSSTSQGSCTNPPVGSTGTLSCSLGTIDRGEGAAVNLVVKVNARGKTTISNTASVNSLTPDSNNANNSATLLTNVFGSRK, encoded by the coding sequence ATGCGATTAATATGTAAATTTGAGAAGGTGTTTTTGGTGAAGCTTCTAGTATGTTTTTTTATGTCGCTATTGTTTCTTTTAATCACAACGCGAACAATGGCTGCAACATTCACAGTGATCAATCTGAACAATAGCGGCGGAGGAAGCCTCCGGGATGCAATTGATCAGGCTAATGCTGCCATGGGTGCTGACGACATAGTGTTCGCGCCAGGGCTAATGGGGACGATCATGCTAGGCTCAACCCTGCCGAATATTACCGATGCCGACGGGCTCACCATTGACGGCGGAGACTCAATTACGATAAGCGGTAGTAATGCATTGCAGGTGTTTTTTGTGAACCCGGGTGCAGAGCTTACCCTAGAAAACCTGACTGTTGAAGACGCTGGCGATCCAAACGTTGCAGGCGGCGGCGTTAGAAATGATGGCTTGCTTACTGTATTAGACTGTACATTCGCAGGAAATAGCGCTAACAACGGCGGCGGCATCTTCAACAATAGTTCTGCTACAGCGACCATAATGGACAGCACCTTCTCTCATAATAATGTACCAACTTTCGGCGGCGGCATCAGAAATCGCGGCATGCTAACAGTGATTAACAGCACATTTGAAGGGAATATCGGAAACTCTAGCAGTGGCGGCATCGATAATGAAGGTAATTTAATAGTGATAAACAGCACTTTCTCTGGAAATAGCACTGGTATGTTTGGGCAGGGCGGAGGCATAACAAACGTTGGTGGAATCGCGGGTGTTACTCTTACCGTCATAAACAGCACTTTCACTGGAAATAGTGCTGCCAACGGCGGAGGTGGCATTATCAATTCAATGGGCGCATCCGCGGAGCTTCTCAACACGATCATGGCAGATAACCCAGGCGGGAATTGCCTTGGGACGATTACCGATGGCGGATTTAATATCGATGACGGAGCAACCTGTGGTTTTATGGTTGCAAATAATTCTCTGCCCAACACAAATCCAGAGCTCGACCCCACGGTACTTCAGGATAATGGCGGACCAACTCAAACCATTGCTCTCGAGCCCACAAGCCCCGCAATTGATGCCATACCGGTCGCTGACTGCACTGATACTGACGGCAACCCTGTCGAGACGGACCAGCGCGGTGTCATAAGACCTCAGGGAATGGATTGCGACATTGGGGCTTTTGAGTCCAAACCTCTTGATCTTTCCATAAGTAAATCGGCAGACAAGGACCCCGTGAAAAGGGGAAAGAACCTAGCCTACACCATTATGGTCTCTAATGAGGGGGATGAGGAAGCGAATGGAGTCATTATGAATGATCCCCTACCGGTGAGCACGACTTACGTGAGCTCAAGCACAAGCCAAGGAAGCTGTACGAATCCTCCTGTCGGATCAACCGGCACGCTTAGCTGTAGTCTGGGAACTATTGATAGAGGAGAAGGCGCCGCAGTCAATCTAGTGGTGAAGGTCAACGCGCGCGGCAAAACAACAATATCAAATACTGCGAGTGTCAATTCTTTGACGCCAGACTCCAATAATGCAAACAATTCAGCCACGCTACTGACCAATGTCTTTGGGAGCAGAAAGTAA